The genomic window GGTGTAGGGCAACGAGCGGAAGCCGTCGAGCGGTTCGTAGGGGGTGCCCATCGTGTCGAGCATGGCGGCAAACTGCTCCGAACTGGTGTAGTTGCTGAAGCGGATGGAGGCAAACGCCTTAGGCGTCATCATCTTGTCGGTGAACAAGCCATCATAGTAGGTCTGCGCCACCTTCCGGATCCGGCGCGCGGCATCTTCCGATGCCTGGAACGACGTACCGCTCAGAATGTCGTAGGTGCAGACGGAACCATAGATGGCGCGGCCACCATAGCCATAGGCGTGTCCGGCGTGGTGGAAGATGGTGCCATCGGGTTTGAAGGTTTCATCGAGCGCGTTGGCGTAGGCGGTTTCGACGTTGGAGAAGAAGGAGGAAAAGTGGCGCAGGTCGCGCGCCTTTTCGGGCGAATCCTTCATCAGCATCGGCGTAAGCAGGCGCAGGGAAAGCAGCCCCTGCATGTCGTCGGCGTCGCACGCCTTGCGCCCCGCCCAGCCATAGGCCTGGTCTTCGCGGTAAACACGGTTGAAGCCGGTCAGCCACTTGCTGGTTTCAATCGCCTGGCACAGGCGGCCGTGCCGCTCCAACGGCTCGCGCATAAGGAACAGTGCGGGCACATATTCGCGGATGATGTAGGCATAATGGTGGATCCAGCCGAGTCCGGCGCCGGCAGCCATGCCCTGATCCTGTCCATAGTCGAACAGATCCATGAACAGGCTTTCGAGCTTGGCCTTGTTTTCGGCGGACGCGGTGCATTCCCACGCCTTGGCAATCTGGAACAGTGTGGCGCAATAGTCGTGGCGCCAGTTCATGATGCCGTCCCACAGCTTGTCCGGAGGAATGCCCGCCTCTGAAAAATATTCCTTCATCACATTGCCGAAGACCAGCGGACGGCCATAGATGTTGCCGCCGTCGCGAACGATTTCGAATCGGGCAAATTTCTTTTCAATGCCCGCAATCTTGGAATCGTTCCACTTCGCCCGTTCGTCTTCGTCGAGCCAGTACGGCATGGCCTGCCGTTCCAAGGTTCTGAAATCGGCGACAACCCCATCCGTCAGCGGCGCGAGATTGAACGTCGGGGTGAGTCCGTTGAAATGCAGCAACCGGTGCTCGTACTGCGAGACCAGGCGCCCGTGCGAATCGATCTCCGGCAGCTGCGGATTGGCCCCGACGGTGCGCGGGTTCATCGGGACGGAAAGACCGATCGTATCGATGAAAAAGGTTCCCGAACCGGTGTTCGGCGCGTGGATGGTCATGCGGGTCATGTCTTCGCGCGGGAGGCCTTTCATGTCGCCGCGGTCGTAGTTGAGGGCGATGGTGCGCCAGCCCTTGAAGTTGAGCCAATAGTCGAACCAGCAATCCACCTCGTCGCCGCGGCCGAACTCGATGCGGAGGCGCTGCGGACGGGCTTCGTCGTTATGGATCCACATGAAGAAACCGTGGGGCGTTTCGAGAATCTCCATGTTCGTGGGGTCGGCATGGGTCATGAGCGCATCATCCTCCGCGTCCAGCTTGCGCTGCTTGCGGTAGCCGATGGGGGTGTCGAACACGATCCGGTCGTTGCCCTTCCATTCCCATTTCACCGATTGCGACCCGTGCTTCATGCGCGTGGTATCAAGCGAGACCGTCCCAGTGGCGGCGAAGCCTTCGGGCATCCCCTCCTCGAAACTCTCGATGCTCTTCGCGGGGGTGTTATACGCGCTCCCCATCATGGGGAATACCAGGGCCAGAACGGCGATGTGATCAATCAGCTTCATGTGATTTCCCTAATTCAGTTCCATTTTAAACACCGTGGCGATTTCGTCCAATTCCGCATCCGGCACCGCCAGCCAAAAGTTGCGCTTCGCCCAGTGGAACGGCACCTCGACCTGGGTTCCCAACACCGTGATGCGCTTGATGCCGCCCTCCGGACAATAGGTGTGCCTGGCCAGGTCGCGGATTTCGATTTCGCTGCCGACCGCCGGCTTGCCGAGCATGAAGAGGTAGAGGAACCGTCCATCCTTGGAGCGCAGGAAGCGGCCATCCTTTTCGGTGTACTGCACAGTGGCCGACTGCCCGCCGTGCTGGCCGGCCTCGACCTTGGCATGGCCGAAGCCATAGACATCGAACGCGCGCGTTCCGTAGACGGCCTCTCCATGCTTTTTCATCCAGGCGCCGATCTTGAGCAGGATGTAGTGCTGCTCCTGCGGGATCACACCGTCGGCGCGCGGCGAAATGTTGAGCAGCACCACCCCGTTCTTGCTCCAGACATCGATCATGTTGCGCACCACCAGCTCGGCCGGCTTGTATTGCTGCCCCTCGACGTAGCACCACGACTTGGTGCCCAGCGTCACGTCGGTCAGCCAGATGGACTCCGAAAGATCCTTCTTCCCGCCCTGCTCGATGTCGAGCACGCCGATGGAAGACGGCATGTCCACCTGCTTGTAGGCAATGACCACCTCCTGGTTTTTCTTTTGCGCTTCATTGAGGTAGTAGGCCGCGAACTGCTTGCGGTATTCCTGCGGGATCATCTTCAGCCACGAATCGAACCAAATGATGTCCGGCGAATATTGGTCGATGACTTCCTTCAACTGATCGAACCAATATTGGTTGAACTCGGCCTCGGGCATATTGCCGTAGAGCTTGCGCAGCACCGGGTTGGTCGACGAGGTGGCAAAGTCCGGGTGGTAGGCAAAGTGGCTGTTGTAGCCGCCCCACTCCTCCGGCTTGTCGGCATAGCGCTGGCCGACGCGCGCATGATGGAAGGTGGTGATGAATTTCATTCCCCTGGCCTTGATCGACTTTTCGAGCAGCCCGGTGATGTCGCGTTTGGGGCCGCGATCGGCGGCATTCCAGGGATTCACGGAACTGTCCCACATGGCGAATCCATCGTGGTGCTGCGCGCACGGCCCGGCAAACCGGGCCCCGGCATCCTCGAACAGCTGCGCCCACTCTTCGGCATCGAACGCTTCGGCTTTGAACATCGGAACAAAGTCGTGGTAGTTGAACGTGGCGGGATCGCCAAAGGTCTTCGCGTGGTGCTCCTTCACCTTGCCGTCGCGGTACATGTGGTAGGGATACCACTCCCCGTCGAAAGCCGGCACCGAATAGATGCCCCAGTGGAAATAGATCCCCAGCTTGGCGTCGGCAAACCAATCCGGCGCCTGTTCGTGCGCGGCGAGCGATTCCCAGTCCGCTTCGTATCCGGCACCCGGGTTCGTGGCGCACGAACTACCCAGCACAACCACCAGCAACCATAGCGTTGCATGAACCATGTTCCGTTTCATCCGCTTGCGTTCCATACCAACAACCTCCCGATCCATTAATGACTTTCAACACTAAACCGAACCTGCCGAAACGGGCTTCAAGGGCACCACCATGTTCCAGGAATGGTTCCCGGGCTTGGGATCGGAAAAGCCCCCCTCGCCTTCCCATATGGCGAAGAACAGGTGCGAAGGCTGCCCGTCTTCAACGAGAGCGCTACACCGTTCGACATTACCCAGCAACTGCCTGGATCCATCCGCCCATTGGATGTTGCGGGTATAGGCCTTTGGATCGTCGTGCAACGTCCAGCCGAGGCAGTCCGGGGAATGCGCAAGGATCCCCGCGCCCCGCTCGCCGGTAATTTCGCCAAACTGATCCTTGGCGAGCATGTGGAAGCCATCTTCGTTTTTCCAAAGGAAAGGATCCTCGATCACGCCGAAGGTCTTTTCCGAGAAAAGCGGCTCGTCGTTGAGCACCGTGTAGGGGCCGGCATAGTGCGGCGCCGTTGCCAGACCAATATTCATTTCGCTGTGGATATGCCCTTCATAGCGGCGCGACTTGAAGATCAGATGGGCCGAGCCGTCATCATGGATGACCGGCGCCGGATTGCTCGTCAGGAAACTGTAGAAGGAATCCGGCTTCGTTTCCAACACCGGCGCATCCATCCGCTCCCACGGCCCGAAGACGCTGTTGGCAACCGCAATGCCGATGCGTTTATTGGCCCGGCCCGCGATGCACCACTTGCTATCCAGCGTCAGTTGGTCGGCCATCTCTTCCGTCACATCCTCGAACGGATGCGTTGAGCCCATGTAGTAGAGGACATACGTGTCGCCGTGCTTCACCATGCGCGGGTTATGCGTGGAGCGCCCGTCCCAATATTGCGCACCGCGTGCCGGCAGCACCACTTCCTCGAAGGCGTATGGCCCTTCCGGCGTGTCCGACGAAGCCCGCACGATTTCCGAGGCAATCATCCAGGCCGGGTGAAACCGCTGGTATTTCGGGACCCGCGAGGCAAACATATGGTAGCGCCCGTCCTCGCCCTTGACGACCGAGCTGCCCCACACCCACCAGCCCTCCATGCGGAAACCCTGTTCCCGCGAGACGGTTCCGATTCGGTCGAATATTGGATTCATGCTAAGCAGGATACCGAATGATGTCGGCGAACTTTTTTTCACGGTACCAGGGATCGTTCGACTGCTTCAGCCACATCCCCAGCTCGGCCAAAATGAACTCCGCGTCCGCCGGCGGGATATCCGGCAACTGAAGTTCCTTCATCTGGTACGGATCGTTTTCATTGTCGAACAGGAACTGCCCGCCCTCTTCATCGATCTGGAAGGAGTAGCGATCCGTGCGCAGCCCCTTGAACCGGTTGTTGTAGCCCAGGAAGTGCGCCGATTTCGGTTTGGGCTGGGTCGACCAGTCGCCGGTGATGATTTCGCGCGAATAGTTCCTGCCCTCGACGGACGAAGGAATGCGATCCTTGAGTCCCAGCATGCCCAAGACCGTCGGCATGATGTCCGGCGGGGTGATCATCAGGTCTTCGAGCGTTCCCTTGGTTTTGCCGGGAACCTTGATCAGGAACGGGACGCAGAAGGCTTCCTCGAAGATGACCAGCTTGCCGAACTTGTTGTGGCTCCCCATCATTTCGCCATGGTCGGCGGTGAATACCACAATGGTGTTGTCCGCCTCACCCGCCTGCTCCAGGGCCTTGAACACGTGCCCCAGCTGCTGGTCGACCCCGGTCACATTCGCAAAATAGAACGGCGCGCGTTTTTCGGCCAGCGCCTTGTTTTCACCCTCCACATTCGGACGCGTCAGCAGGCCGGGCTTCCCTTTGTAGTGCTCCCGGTAGGCCACCTCGTCGCAATCCTTTTCCGAATCGTACGGGTTGTGCGGCGGATTCGGCGCCCAGATGATGGAAAACGGTTTGTCCGGATTGCGTTGGCCATGGCTGTTTTTGAGATAGTCGGCCAGGACATCGGCTTCCAGTTTCGGCGAATAGATTTTCGGGCGGTATTGCTCGCCGTCCTTCCGGCCTCCGACCTTTTCCGGATCGTTGGAATAGACGCGCGGGTCCTTGTGGACATCCTTCACGCACTGGAACCAATATCCGTTTCCGTGGCGCCCGCGCCCCGGCGGGATGTAGGTGTCGTACGGATTAAAGTGGTGACCGCCCGGCGCATCGGTTGAGCCGACATAGTTCTGGTTTTCATCGAACAGCGGATCGTTGCGCTCCCAGTGGGTTTTGCCCACATAGCAGGTGTCGTAGCCCGCACCGGCAAGCACATCGGTAAAGCACTGGATATCGTGTTTGAGGTGATCCGTCCGGGTCTGGTGGCAATTGTTCACCACCCCGTTCTGCCACGGCCACATGCCGGACATCAGCATGGCGCGGTGCGGGCTGCAAACCGGACAGGTGCTCACCGCCTGCGTGAACACCACGCTCTCCTGCGCCATCTTGTCGAGCGTTGGGGTAACGACCGGGTCGGACGCCGTGCGCAGCTTCCCCTTGAACGGGCCCTGTTGCCAAAAACCCATGGCCTCGCGTCGCATCTGGTCGGGAAAAACAAACAGCAAGTTAGGCGGCTTCCGTTTTACGGCGAGCGTGCTGGAACCCAGCATGGCGGCTCCGGCGGTCATGGTTTTCAGATAATTGCGTCGTTTCATTCGAACTCCCGTTCCGGTGGATAACAATGCAGGAGAGTATGCCGATTGCCTGGCGTTGAGAAGCCCATCTTTGCGCAGATGTCCCACGGCATTCACGCATTCCATTCGCCCCCAAAACCGATCGTGAAGGTTAAGGCAACAGCTTGACGTCCACCTCGTAGAAACCTCCGGCCTCGATCGCGTGGAGCGTATCGGTGTAGCTGTTTTGCGGGAAGAGGATTCCGCTGGCCAGGTTGGTGAAGGCGTTGGTTAGCGAAACGCTGTGCCACACGCCGTATTCGCGGTTGGAGACGGCGCTCCACTCCACCACAAAACCGGAAGACAGGTTCGTGGATGAGGCCGCGAAAAAGGATCCGGCGTTGGTGGGATTGGTTCCCGCAATGAATTCGGCGAGGTTGTCGAACCCATCGCCGTCGGCATCCGCCGTGGCCATCGCGTTGGTTGCCCCGCCGAAATATTCCTCCTCCCAGCCATTGGGGATGAGGTCGCCGTCAAGATCGTTGTTCCCCTCTGCGAAGGTCAGCAGCAGTGTCGGGATGCCGGCCCCCTCCCTGGAAGAAAAGTTGCGGTAGTTCGCACTGGTGGTTTTAAGTCCGAACGCATAGGTGCCGTTTCCCGTCACCACCGATGAAACGTCCAGCTCCACCCATTGTTCCGTCAACGCCGCCGCCGTCGAAATGGTTTCATCCATCGTGGGGCGGCCGTCCCACGTCATCGACGTTTCACTCCAGGCAACATCGTTCACCCTCCAGATACCAACCGTATGATCGTGGAGGGAATAGAGCCGCACCTTGGCTGAAACAATCCCGTTCGTTATGCCGGACACCATGAACTTGAGGAAGGCGTTTATTTCACTCGTACCCTCCTTG from Pontiella desulfatans includes these protein-coding regions:
- a CDS encoding alpha-L-fucosidase; the encoded protein is MKRNMVHATLWLLVVVLGSSCATNPGAGYEADWESLAAHEQAPDWFADAKLGIYFHWGIYSVPAFDGEWYPYHMYRDGKVKEHHAKTFGDPATFNYHDFVPMFKAEAFDAEEWAQLFEDAGARFAGPCAQHHDGFAMWDSSVNPWNAADRGPKRDITGLLEKSIKARGMKFITTFHHARVGQRYADKPEEWGGYNSHFAYHPDFATSSTNPVLRKLYGNMPEAEFNQYWFDQLKEVIDQYSPDIIWFDSWLKMIPQEYRKQFAAYYLNEAQKKNQEVVIAYKQVDMPSSIGVLDIEQGGKKDLSESIWLTDVTLGTKSWCYVEGQQYKPAELVVRNMIDVWSKNGVVLLNISPRADGVIPQEQHYILLKIGAWMKKHGEAVYGTRAFDVYGFGHAKVEAGQHGGQSATVQYTEKDGRFLRSKDGRFLYLFMLGKPAVGSEIEIRDLARHTYCPEGGIKRITVLGTQVEVPFHWAKRNFWLAVPDAELDEIATVFKMELN
- a CDS encoding glycoside hydrolase family protein — encoded protein: MNPIFDRIGTVSREQGFRMEGWWVWGSSVVKGEDGRYHMFASRVPKYQRFHPAWMIASEIVRASSDTPEGPYAFEEVVLPARGAQYWDGRSTHNPRMVKHGDTYVLYYMGSTHPFEDVTEEMADQLTLDSKWCIAGRANKRIGIAVANSVFGPWERMDAPVLETKPDSFYSFLTSNPAPVIHDDGSAHLIFKSRRYEGHIHSEMNIGLATAPHYAGPYTVLNDEPLFSEKTFGVIEDPFLWKNEDGFHMLAKDQFGEITGERGAGILAHSPDCLGWTLHDDPKAYTRNIQWADGSRQLLGNVERCSALVEDGQPSHLFFAIWEGEGGFSDPKPGNHSWNMVVPLKPVSAGSV
- a CDS encoding sulfatase family protein; the protein is MKRRNYLKTMTAGAAMLGSSTLAVKRKPPNLLFVFPDQMRREAMGFWQQGPFKGKLRTASDPVVTPTLDKMAQESVVFTQAVSTCPVCSPHRAMLMSGMWPWQNGVVNNCHQTRTDHLKHDIQCFTDVLAGAGYDTCYVGKTHWERNDPLFDENQNYVGSTDAPGGHHFNPYDTYIPPGRGRHGNGYWFQCVKDVHKDPRVYSNDPEKVGGRKDGEQYRPKIYSPKLEADVLADYLKNSHGQRNPDKPFSIIWAPNPPHNPYDSEKDCDEVAYREHYKGKPGLLTRPNVEGENKALAEKRAPFYFANVTGVDQQLGHVFKALEQAGEADNTIVVFTADHGEMMGSHNKFGKLVIFEEAFCVPFLIKVPGKTKGTLEDLMITPPDIMPTVLGMLGLKDRIPSSVEGRNYSREIITGDWSTQPKPKSAHFLGYNNRFKGLRTDRYSFQIDEEGGQFLFDNENDPYQMKELQLPDIPPADAEFILAELGMWLKQSNDPWYREKKFADIIRYPA
- a CDS encoding chondroitinase family polysaccharide lyase, with product MKLIDHIAVLALVFPMMGSAYNTPAKSIESFEEGMPEGFAATGTVSLDTTRMKHGSQSVKWEWKGNDRIVFDTPIGYRKQRKLDAEDDALMTHADPTNMEILETPHGFFMWIHNDEARPQRLRIEFGRGDEVDCWFDYWLNFKGWRTIALNYDRGDMKGLPREDMTRMTIHAPNTGSGTFFIDTIGLSVPMNPRTVGANPQLPEIDSHGRLVSQYEHRLLHFNGLTPTFNLAPLTDGVVADFRTLERQAMPYWLDEDERAKWNDSKIAGIEKKFARFEIVRDGGNIYGRPLVFGNVMKEYFSEAGIPPDKLWDGIMNWRHDYCATLFQIAKAWECTASAENKAKLESLFMDLFDYGQDQGMAAGAGLGWIHHYAYIIREYVPALFLMREPLERHGRLCQAIETSKWLTGFNRVYREDQAYGWAGRKACDADDMQGLLSLRLLTPMLMKDSPEKARDLRHFSSFFSNVETAYANALDETFKPDGTIFHHAGHAYGYGGRAIYGSVCTYDILSGTSFQASEDAARRIRKVAQTYYDGLFTDKMMTPKAFASIRFSNYTSSEQFAAMLDTMGTPYEPLDGFRSLPYTCVGMKRRKNDWMITARTHSKYVYPFESWGRDFFAFPLFIANGYLDVAYPGSLDSLTPAEGTWHDGIDWRRYPGTTSVKMPFEEMATRVGKVRDEGGEYLFSDQAFSGGVETSYGCGVHAFEFKGHDKYGLESFTGKKSWFFVGNKVVCLGSDICSKIPEYAVETTLFQTQLDSPEQPIKIRGKDLAKFPLKRTLKTKQPQWLIDNRGTGYYVPSGEIKLTRSEQTHPQCHDKGEVSGNVATAWFDHGKAPESAGYEYVLVAGADSDSMKAFASRPTIDVLQRDARAHVVSLNEEAATAYAVYAENGATFDQGAVKSVNKASTFIVKADGEKLRLNVSDPDLNIYDGQDDLLPDGSRTELSIYEREWFFWPSRPNTVRITLAGEWKIDELVQPMETAGSQPKIISSANGQTVIEIECRDGLSAEVLLGR